The following coding sequences are from one Panicum hallii strain FIL2 chromosome 5, PHallii_v3.1, whole genome shotgun sequence window:
- the LOC112895388 gene encoding protein SPEAR1-like translates to MGSSFPGGEMCMEGSRPAGRRGAKKQAAAEHKANRQPQRGLGVAQLEKIRLHNQMMAAYRSAGGGLHPAATAAQQAPFAAPVPAGASSFQPYFTNCFEETERGIVPVRVQQYYDGHHHLPYGSSPPPPSLFAHGVRDSSGHRLGQPPLQQYCLMSSASDGSRSSHGSAEELDLELRL, encoded by the exons ATGGGCAGCAGCTTCCCCGGCGGCGAGATGTGCATGGAGGGCAGCCGCCcggcggggaggcgcggggccaagaagcaggcggcggcggaacacAAGGCCAACAGGCAGCCGCAGCGCGGCCTGGGCGTCGCGCAGCTCGAGAAGATCCGACTCCACAACCAGATGATGGCCGCCTACCGCTCAGCCGGCGGAGGCCTGCACCCGGCCGCCACGGCTGCGCAGCAGGCGCCGTTCGCCGCTCCGGtgcccgccggcgcctcctcGTTCCAGCCCTACTTCACG AACTGCTTCGAGGAGACGGAGCGGGGCATCGTGCCCGTGCGGGTGCAGCAGTACTACGACGGCCACCACCACCTGCCGTACGGGtcgagcccgccgccgccgtcgctgttCGCGCACGGCGTCAGGGATTCCTCCGGCCACAGGCTGGGGCAGCCGCCGCTGCAGCAGTACTGCTTGATGAGCAGCGCGAGCGACGGGTCCAGGTCCAGCCACGGCAGCGCGGAGGAGCTCGACCTGGAGCTCAGATTGTAG
- the LOC112894591 gene encoding transcription factor bHLH68-like isoform X1 codes for MMGGGEFKSSLLQQMMWSGGTDSKNMMSSLMPCAEEQEASNKIPPCLSSSSSVLLPQHLLQISSGQLPPEVNSTTTSLATSSDLHDGRESNMPESWSQLLLGRLVGDHERYSAATALLSKRLEEAGPMPQAAAAAYNLYGHGGGEEIQQTSGTNKSQVSQQTLLASSPRSCITTSLGSNRLDFSNSTSVQAPEVKNHHSDNSSEGNSTASGSAPKKARVQTSSSAQSTLKVRKERLGDRITALHQIVSPFGKTDTASVLQETICYIRFLLSQIEALSFPYLGGHGNGNSMQQHTVATEEVNGGGGDDEGSSKDLRSRGLCLVPVSCTSHLAGDDSGASDFWAVAAAPPPPPPLGGIIWR; via the exons ATGATGGGTGGAGGGGAATTCAAGAGCTCTTTGCTGCAGCAGATGATGTGGAGTGGTGGTACAGACAGCAAGAATATGATGAGTAGTTTGATGCCTTGTGCCGAGGAGCAAGAAGCCTCCAACAAGATACCTCCCTGcttatcttcttcttcttccgtgCTCCTCCCCCAGCACCTCCTTCAAATCTCTTCTGGTCAGCTGCCTCCTGAGGTGAACAGCACTACAACTTCTCTGGCAACCAGCAGTGATCTGCATGATGGGCGGGAGAGCAACATGCCGGAGTCATGGAGCCAGCTGCTTCT TGGGAGATTAGTTGGAGATCATGAGAGATACAGCGCTGCCACAGCTCTACTGTCCAAAAGATTAGAGGAAGCCGGACCTATGCCTCAGGCTGCAGCAGCAGCTTACAATCTCTATGGCCATGGTGGTGGTGAGGAGATCCAGCAGACATCGGGGACCAATAAATCTCAGGTGAGCCAGCAGACGCTCTTGGCGTCCTCTCCTAGGTCATGCATCACCAcaagcctcggcagcaacaggCTAGACTTCTCAAACAGCACATCAGTGCAGGCACCGGAGGTGAAGAATCATCACTCTGATAACTCTTCTGAG GGCAACAGCACTGCAAGTGGTTCAGCTCCAAAGAAGGCTAGGGTTCAAACCTCTTCTTCAGCACAATCTACTCTTAAG gtaagaAAGGAGAGGCTTGGGGATAGGATAACAGCGCTTCACCAGATCGTATCCCCATTTGGCAAG ACTGACACTGCCTCCGTACTACAGGAGACTATTTGCTACATTAGGTTCCTCCTGAGTCAAATTGAG GCTCTCAGCTTCCCCTACTTGGGAGGCCATGGCAACGGGAACTCCATGCAACAACACACCGTAGCTACT GAGGAGGtaaatggcggcggcggtgacgatGAGGGCTCCAGCAAGGATTTGAGGAGCAGAGGGCTGTGCCTGGTGCCGGTGTCCTGCACGTCGCACCTCGCCGGCGACGACAGCGGCGCCTCCGACTTCTGGGCGGTGGCCGCGgcgccaccacctccgccgccgctcggcggCATCATCTGGCGATAG
- the LOC112893775 gene encoding casein kinase 1-like protein 4, with protein sequence MDRIVGGKFRLGRKIGCGSFGEIYLATHIDTYEIVAVKIESSKTKHPQLFYEAKLYNTLQGGSGIANVKWCGVDGEENVLVIDLLGPSLEDLLVYCGRKFTLKTVLLLADQMITRIEFMHSKGYLHRDIKPDNFLMGLGRKANQVYIIDFGLAKRYRDSTTNRHIPYRENKNLTGTARYASCNTHLGIEQSRRDDLESLGYVLLYFLRGSLPWQGLKAATKTQKYDKICEKKISTPIEVLCKSCPVEFASYFHYCHSLTFDQRPDYAFVKRLFRDLFTRQGYEFDYVFDWTVLKYKQGQKQKRSPGAPARPIQEDVQKQAGVNGIFHSEAREHVETSHPTWQAAESRGKQATDKDWNSSMQHTVKLRQDVDDGKVQMTSVPLPSSLWKDDGDSRQKGQFDAVHHTQGFVNITGSSNSWPPTFQRNAPAK encoded by the exons ATGGACCGCATCGTCGGCGGCAAGTTCAGGCTCGGGCGGAAGATCGGCTGCGGCTCCTTCGGCGAGATCTACCTCG CCACGCACATCGACACCTACGAGATCGTCGCCGTCAAGATT GAGAGCAGCAAGACGAAGCACCCCCAGTTGTTTTACGAGGCAAAGCTCTACAACACTCTCCAAGGAGGAA GTGGCATTGCAAACGTCAAGTGGTGCGGCGTGGACGGGGAAGAAAATGTTCTCGTCATTGACCTGCTGGGACCAAGTTTGGAGGACCTCCTCGTCTATTGCGGCAGGAAATTCACACTCAAGACTGTCCTATTGCTGGCTGATCAGATG ATTACAAGAATCGAGTTTATGCATTCCAAAGGGTACTTACACAGAGATATAAAACCTGACAACTTTCTGATGGGTCTTGGTCGGAAAGCAAATCAG GTATACATAATTGATTTTGGGCTTGCCAAAAGATACCGGGATTCTACGACGAATCGTCATATTCCTTACAG AGAAAATAAGAACTTGACTGGCACAGCACGCTATGCAAGTTGCAACACCCACCTTGGAATTG AACAAAGCCGCAGGGATGATTTGGAATCTCTTGGCTATGTCCTTTTGTATTTTCTCCGAGGAAG ccttccttggcAGGGACTAAAAGCTGCAACAAAGACACAGAAGTATGACAAAATATGTGAGAAAAAGATATCAACTCCTATCGAG GTCTTGTGCAAATCCTGTCCCGTCGAATTCGCATCTTACTTCCATTACTGCCATTCATTGACATTTGATCAGCGACCTGACTATGCATTTGTGAAGCGACTTTTTCGTGACTTGTTTACCCGCCAAG GATACGAATTTGATTATGTCTTTGACTGGACAGTTTTGAAATACAAACAAGGCCAAAAACAAAAG CGAAGTCCTGGGGCGCCAGCTCGACCAATTCAAGAAGATGTACAGAAACAAGCAG GTGTAAATGGTATTTTTCATAGTGAAGCCCGGGAGCATGTAGAGACAAGCCATCCAACATGGCAAGCTGCAGAATCTCGAGGCAAACAGGCAACCGATAAAGATTGGAATTCCAGCATGCAGCATACTGTGAAACTT AGACAAGATGTGGATGATGGAAAAGTGCAGATGACGTCTGTCCCACTTCCTAGTTCCCTGTGGAAAGATGATGGTGATTCAAGACAAAAAGGACAATTTGATGCTGTTCACCATACTCAGGGTTTTGTAAACATAACTGGCTCATCTAACAGCTGGCCTCCTACATTCCAGCGCAATGCACCGGCAAAGTGA
- the LOC112894591 gene encoding transcription factor bHLH68-like isoform X2 has translation MMGGGEFKSSLLQQMMWSGGTDSKNMMSSLMPCAEEQEASNKIPPCLSSSSSVLLPQHLLQISSGQLPPEVNSTTTSLATSSDLHDGRESNMPESWSQLLLGRLVGDHERYSAATALLSKRLEEAGPMPQAAAAAYNLYGHGGGEEIQQTSGTNKSQVSQQTLLASSPRSCITTSLGSNRLDFSNSTSVQAPEVKNHHSDNSSEGNSTASGSAPKKARVQTSSSAQSTLKVRKERLGDRITALHQIVSPFGKALSFPYLGGHGNGNSMQQHTVATEEVNGGGGDDEGSSKDLRSRGLCLVPVSCTSHLAGDDSGASDFWAVAAAPPPPPPLGGIIWR, from the exons ATGATGGGTGGAGGGGAATTCAAGAGCTCTTTGCTGCAGCAGATGATGTGGAGTGGTGGTACAGACAGCAAGAATATGATGAGTAGTTTGATGCCTTGTGCCGAGGAGCAAGAAGCCTCCAACAAGATACCTCCCTGcttatcttcttcttcttccgtgCTCCTCCCCCAGCACCTCCTTCAAATCTCTTCTGGTCAGCTGCCTCCTGAGGTGAACAGCACTACAACTTCTCTGGCAACCAGCAGTGATCTGCATGATGGGCGGGAGAGCAACATGCCGGAGTCATGGAGCCAGCTGCTTCT TGGGAGATTAGTTGGAGATCATGAGAGATACAGCGCTGCCACAGCTCTACTGTCCAAAAGATTAGAGGAAGCCGGACCTATGCCTCAGGCTGCAGCAGCAGCTTACAATCTCTATGGCCATGGTGGTGGTGAGGAGATCCAGCAGACATCGGGGACCAATAAATCTCAGGTGAGCCAGCAGACGCTCTTGGCGTCCTCTCCTAGGTCATGCATCACCAcaagcctcggcagcaacaggCTAGACTTCTCAAACAGCACATCAGTGCAGGCACCGGAGGTGAAGAATCATCACTCTGATAACTCTTCTGAG GGCAACAGCACTGCAAGTGGTTCAGCTCCAAAGAAGGCTAGGGTTCAAACCTCTTCTTCAGCACAATCTACTCTTAAG gtaagaAAGGAGAGGCTTGGGGATAGGATAACAGCGCTTCACCAGATCGTATCCCCATTTGGCAAG GCTCTCAGCTTCCCCTACTTGGGAGGCCATGGCAACGGGAACTCCATGCAACAACACACCGTAGCTACT GAGGAGGtaaatggcggcggcggtgacgatGAGGGCTCCAGCAAGGATTTGAGGAGCAGAGGGCTGTGCCTGGTGCCGGTGTCCTGCACGTCGCACCTCGCCGGCGACGACAGCGGCGCCTCCGACTTCTGGGCGGTGGCCGCGgcgccaccacctccgccgccgctcggcggCATCATCTGGCGATAG
- the LOC112894591 gene encoding transcription factor bHLH133-like isoform X3 gives MMGGGEFKSSLLQQMMWSGGTDSKNMMSSLMPCAEEQEASNKIPPCLSSSSSVLLPQHLLQISSGQLPPEVNSTTTSLATSSDLHDGRESNMPESWSQLLLGRLVGDHERYSAATALLSKRLEEAGPMPQAAAAAYNLYGHGGGEEIQQTSGTNKSQAPEVKNHHSDNSSEGNSTASGSAPKKARVQTSSSAQSTLKVRKERLGDRITALHQIVSPFGKTDTASVLQETICYIRFLLSQIEALSFPYLGGHGNGNSMQQHTVATEEVNGGGGDDEGSSKDLRSRGLCLVPVSCTSHLAGDDSGASDFWAVAAAPPPPPPLGGIIWR, from the exons ATGATGGGTGGAGGGGAATTCAAGAGCTCTTTGCTGCAGCAGATGATGTGGAGTGGTGGTACAGACAGCAAGAATATGATGAGTAGTTTGATGCCTTGTGCCGAGGAGCAAGAAGCCTCCAACAAGATACCTCCCTGcttatcttcttcttcttccgtgCTCCTCCCCCAGCACCTCCTTCAAATCTCTTCTGGTCAGCTGCCTCCTGAGGTGAACAGCACTACAACTTCTCTGGCAACCAGCAGTGATCTGCATGATGGGCGGGAGAGCAACATGCCGGAGTCATGGAGCCAGCTGCTTCT TGGGAGATTAGTTGGAGATCATGAGAGATACAGCGCTGCCACAGCTCTACTGTCCAAAAGATTAGAGGAAGCCGGACCTATGCCTCAGGCTGCAGCAGCAGCTTACAATCTCTATGGCCATGGTGGTGGTGAGGAGATCCAGCAGACATCGGGGACCAATAAATCTCAG GCACCGGAGGTGAAGAATCATCACTCTGATAACTCTTCTGAG GGCAACAGCACTGCAAGTGGTTCAGCTCCAAAGAAGGCTAGGGTTCAAACCTCTTCTTCAGCACAATCTACTCTTAAG gtaagaAAGGAGAGGCTTGGGGATAGGATAACAGCGCTTCACCAGATCGTATCCCCATTTGGCAAG ACTGACACTGCCTCCGTACTACAGGAGACTATTTGCTACATTAGGTTCCTCCTGAGTCAAATTGAG GCTCTCAGCTTCCCCTACTTGGGAGGCCATGGCAACGGGAACTCCATGCAACAACACACCGTAGCTACT GAGGAGGtaaatggcggcggcggtgacgatGAGGGCTCCAGCAAGGATTTGAGGAGCAGAGGGCTGTGCCTGGTGCCGGTGTCCTGCACGTCGCACCTCGCCGGCGACGACAGCGGCGCCTCCGACTTCTGGGCGGTGGCCGCGgcgccaccacctccgccgccgctcggcggCATCATCTGGCGATAG